A window of the Euwallacea similis isolate ESF13 chromosome 20, ESF131.1, whole genome shotgun sequence genome harbors these coding sequences:
- the LOC136415357 gene encoding uncharacterized protein produces the protein MDANKSQDEHEYSFNSDDSIVFGPYSMKEAKSDILKGIPKDIKIRHSCIARYEHLNVSPATKPTPEISKQQVSFSSSSNSTEHLNTNFIQQLSNVINEPSSSGVSSYCTAQNDTSVSSKTPDLARECENQTESSYCTALNLSLTSESQDFKNRVSTGYSELNASDTHCSQGIVHNEEGVIVLSSESEEEQSGDEDYLCSSSRYAYSPVYASPDSSVLEYSDNAVSYTNTCAERDVSSPNLESEDIRNMSSNSPIKQSWEKKDSLDDLNNTFEEMNRLLGLAEEAGTVQEHDKSKEASKPTLNKQQPIKQTPNFISKLPQLKRQPLPTSTFKPPSGKPPKRLVTPCKTTNPALKNIISPVGVYIKSGPKYCPMVKVPETKLKPEIKLIREQKENIPQDITSDLDCQIPSVIYTPAKYKLVTEVVDVKLPESIKKRVGGQVVTKHEQRVAKRLDQSIERRLMESDLSINESVNQDVSILTQKQPFHFRK, from the exons ATGGATGCCAATAAGTCGCAGGACGAACATGAATATTCATTCAATTCGGACGACAGTATAGTCTTTGGCCCATATTCGATGAAAGAAGCTAAATCAGATATTTTGAAAGGCATACCCAAAGACATCAAAATCAGGCACTCATGCAT AGCTAGATATGAACATCTCAACGTTTCTCCAGCAACCAAACCTACTCCAGAAATTTCTAAGCAGCAAGTTTCATTCTCCAGTAGTTCAAACTCAACTGAACATCTGAACACAAACTTCATTCAACAACTCTCAAATGTAATAAACGAGCCTTCTTCATCTGGTGTGAGCTCATATTGTACAGCTCAAAATGATACCAGTGTTTCCAGCAAAACCCCTGATTTGGCCAGGGAATGTGAAAATCAAACAGAATCTTCTTATTGCACTGCTTTGAACCTAAGTCTCACGTCTGAATCTCAAGACTTTAAAAATAGAGTTTCAACAGGGTATAGTGAACTTAATGCTTCTGATACCCATTGTTCTCAAGGGATAGTTCACAATGAAGAGGGTGTAATAGTCCTTAGCAGTGAGTCGGAAGAGGAACAATCAGGAGATGAAGATTATTTGTGTAGTTCATCAAGATATGCTTATTCTCCTGTATATGCAAGCCCTGATTCTAGTGTTCTGGAGTATTCTGATAATGCAGTGAGTTACACTAACACTTGTGCTGAAAGAGATGTCAGCAGTCCAAATCTTGAATCAGAGGACATCAGGAACATGAGTAGCAACAGCCCAATTAAACAGTCATGGGAGAAAAAGGATAGTTTGGATGATTTAAACAATACTTTTGAAGAAATGAATAGGCTTTTAGGCCTTGCGGAAGAAGCTGGCACTGTACAAGAGCATGATAAATCCAAAGAAGCATCAAAGCCTACCTTGAATAAACAGCAACCTATTAAGCAGACTCCTAACTTCATATCAAAATTGCCACAACTTAAACGGCAACCATTGCCAACCTCAACATTTAAGCCTCCTTCGGGCAAACCACCTAAGAGGCTCGTAACCCCCTGCAAAACCACCAATCCTGCTTTAAAAAACATCATAAGTCCTGTTGGGGTTTATATTAAAAGTGGCCCCAAGTATTGTCCCATGGTTAAAGTGCCGGAAACGAAGCTGAAGcctgaaataaaattgatcaGGGAACAGAAGGAGAATATTCCCCAAGATATTACCTCAGATTTAGATTGCCAAATTCCTTCAGTGATATATACGCCAGCGAAATACAAGCTGGTTACTGAGGTAGTCGATGTGAAATTGCCAGAAAGTATTAAGAAACGAGTGGGCGGGCAAGTGGTCACCAAGCACGAGCAGAGGGTGGCTAAAAGGCTTGATCAGTCCATTGAGAGGAGGCTAATGGAGTCGGATTTGTCCATAAATGAGAGTGTTAATCAGGATGTGTCAATTTTAACGCAGAAGCAACCATTCCATTTCAGGAAATAG
- the LOC136415550 gene encoding UPAR/Ly6 domain-containing protein crok-like gives MFVKDLFPAFGLLTIHAIFLVQCTTDVERVVYTSEDYWKGETPLRCYDCNSLYDPRCGDPFDPYTIGVVNCSEQKPPEHLIDPELPPNQRMKPTVCRKIIQKVDGYKRVIRECGYIPDQRDDKQCIKRAGTFGIEVRYCACTKSLCNDGTALRPSSVYLTYCALFGAFALLNSILEPF, from the exons ATGTTCGTCAAGGATCTTTTCCCCGCGTTCGGATTACTGACAATTCACGCAATATTTCTCGTACAAT GTACTACGGACGTGGAACGTGTGGTGTACACCTCTGAGGACTACTGGAAAGGTGAAACGCCGCTTCGGTGCTATGATTGCAACTCGCTGTACGATCCGAGATGCGGGGACCCCTTCGATCCCTATACGATTGGGGTTGTCAATTGCTCAGAACAGAAGCCCCCTGAGCATTTGATCGATCCTGAGCTGCCTCCCAACCAGAGGATGAAGCCCACAGTTTGCAGGAAAATAATACAGAAAG tCGATGGATATAAGAGGGTTATCCGCGAATGCGGATACATCCCAGACCAACGCGACGACAAACAATGTATCAAACGAGCGGGTACTTTCGGCATTGAGGTTCGCTATTGTGCCTGCACCAAATCGTTATGCAACGATGGTACCGCACTCCGTCCTTCTTCCGTTTATTTAACTTATTGCGCTTTGTTTGGTGCGTTTGCGCTGCTAAACAGCATTTTAGAACCTTTTTAG
- the LOC136415565 gene encoding uncharacterized protein — protein MFGTKSFAWKTVLLLCLLCAVLVESIRQKKDVHHMIVLKDKTRSTRNHRHKQHSHGRDRHKRRPSGKVKYSYPNYSSEEGASHEDFSEEKSSRHKAKIKSSRNRYHDMRHNNYRDSYSPMDSLLQPQSYPALPDINWQPISSQEFFGNAQPSNLHPTLQVFPGPYQKGSIHYSQPIPMEITTPYSLPSNSFISYESTLYPPLNSYQTFKTTTDSYKPYDYSVLEHKTISSNWEGSNKILIDTTPSNRHQEDKAATPFSIVVDGADEDKEKKQNKEEKKEEGAVKGSKKKPRIRGRGGSKFQWGQKEGV, from the exons ATGTTTGGAACTAAGAGTTTCGCGTGGAAAACAGTTCTCTTATTATGCCTTCTTTGTGCGGTGTTGGTAGAGAGCATAAGGCAGAAGAAAGACGTCCATCATATGATAGTTTTGAAGGACAAAACGAGGTCCACGAGGAACCACAG GCATAAGCAACACTCCCATGGGAGGGACCGGCACAAAAGGAGGCCCAGTGGCAAGGTGAAATACAGCTACCCAAACTACTCTTCTGAGGAAGGTGCTAGCCATGAGGATTTCAGCGAAGAGAAGAGTTCGCGTCACAAG GCCAAAATCAAATCTTCAAGAAACCGCTACCACGACATGCGCCACAATAACTATCGAGACTCTTACTCCCCAATGGACAGCCTGCTCCAGCCGCAGTCCTACCCGGCCCTCCCGGACATAAACTGGCAGCCCATCTCTTCCCAGGAGTTCTTCGGGAACGCCCAGCCGTCCAACCTTCACCCCACCCTCCAGGTGTTCCCGGGGCCATATCAAAAGGGATCGATCCACTACTCCCAGCCCATACCCATGGAGATTACCACCCCGTACTCCCTGCCTTCTAACAGTTTTATTAGCTACGAGAGCACTTTGTATCCGCCTTTAAACTCCTACCAAACATTTAAGACAACGACGGACTCTTATAAGCCCTATGATTATTCAGTTTTAGAGCATAAGACTATCTCCTCGAATTGGGAGGGCAGCAATAAGATTCTGATCGATACCACTCCAAGCAATCGTCATCAAGAAGACAAAGCAGCCACGCCCTTTTCTATTGTGGTGGACGGCGCTGATGAGGATAAAGAGAAGAAGCAGAATAAGGAAGAGAAGAAAGAAGAGGGGGCTGTCAAGGGCAGTAAAAAGAAACCCAGGATAAGGGGGCGTGGAGGGAGCAAGTTCCAGTGGGGGCAAAAGGAGGGGGTGTGA
- the LOC136415564 gene encoding uncharacterized protein isoform X2 translates to MLHSPKNIRASVILISTWTIIEHSYYDVVFVYLTYFFKQSCGPIHLKNETSFLNRSVSAARFRFTEPLASDDLYNFLREVLQKANLPSESNAVKRTELYLVVFFFADMLWLLTAFGLAAGACCRIKKKFLSIFFYGPWLLCSAFVNFLDVVSSVQYGLDLIYIRSYTSWLRFVGVRNYTAFVHYDALPSSKMAPIVPTAVVVILLSRVFFVWLLNVICFFVILFVAIPDMAPQSIRPHSRRALTTRRSRSIIDPNSSEARIRNWQLFYGAIEANSTMTTPIKSSINTKHSRKSSVSFNKELSGGAYSRDDSYLSFNENSSDNVKMAPELQFNDDGGFRRFSDVTSGVSLVPSPQETRNELVQLPSAIKGFMPWSYLCPEGSAPKLLTEFKEAGDNKTESMQCTKL, encoded by the exons ATGCTACACTCACCCAAGAACATTCGTGCCAGCGTAATCCTCATATCGACATGGACAATC ATCGAGCACTCGTATTACGACGTGGTCTTCGTGTACCTCACCTATTTCTTCA AGCAGTCTTGCGGTCCCATTCACCTGAAAAATGAAACGTCGTTCCTCAATCGCTCAGTGTCTGCCGCTCGGTTCAGGTTCACTGAACCACTGGCGTCGGATGACTTGTACAATTTCCTCCGGGAGGTACTCCAAAAGGCCAATTTGCCTAGTGAAAGCAATGCAGTAAAAAGAACTGAGTTGTACCTCGTAGTGTTCTTTTTTGCTGATATGCTCTGGCTGCTAACAGCTTTCGGTCTGGCTG CCGGCGCCTGTTGCAgaatcaaaaagaaatttctctCCATCTTTTTTTACGGCCCCTGGCTCCTGTGCAGCGCCTTTGTAAACTTCCTAGATGTGGTGTCTTCAGTGCAATACGGCCTGGACCTCATCTATATCCGA AGTTATACTTCGTGGCTTCGTTTCGTCGGAGTTCGAAACTACACAGCTTTCGTCCATTACGATGCACTTCCCAGCTCCAAAATGGCCCCTATTGTTCCCACGGCAGTCGTAGTCATCTTATTGTCAAGAGTATTCTTTGTGTGGCTGTTGAACGTGATCTGCTTTTTCGTCATCTTGTTCGTGGCCATTCCGGACATGGCACCCCAAAGCATAAGGCCACATAGTCGAAGGGCTTTGACCACCAGAAGATCCAGATCAATAA TTGATCCAAACTCGTCAGAGGCAAGAATACGCAACTGGCAGCTGTTCTATGGAGCAATCGAAGCGAACAGCACCATGACCACTCCCATCAAATCTTCTATAAACACCAAACACTCTCGCAAGAGCTCCGTCTCTTTCAACAAAGAATTATCAGGAGGTGCGTACAGTCGAGACGACAGTTACTTaagtttcaatgaaaattcGTCTGATAATGTTAAGATGGCACCTGAGTTGCAATTTAATGATGATGGGGGATTCAGGAGGTTTTCCGATGTGACCAGCGGGGTTTCCTTAGTGCCCTCCCCTCAGGAAACACGCAATGAGTTAGTGCAG CTGCCTTCTGCCATTAAGGGCTTCATGCCTTGGTCGTATTTATGTCCAGAAGGATCAGCGCCCAAATTGCTTACGGAGTTTAAAGAAGCTGGAGATAACAAGACCGAGAGTATGCAGT GCACCAAGTTGTGA
- the LOC136415441 gene encoding caspase-1-like, protein MEKSNTSDGANAERSLDKRPAPRIPIGQHPDDILYDMNHKNRGIALIFNHRRFDSIFYKERKGTERDRAAMEALLRKLSFHVEIYEDYTLKEIRNSLRVVSKMNHSDNDCLVVAVLSHGRTSGRIAARDDEYNIDELMKAFDGHHCPSLAGKPKLFFIQACRGDDVDSGVRVQSDASNKSTVYKIPTMADILIMYATVEGYAAWRDQNKGSWFIQTLVKKLEEHHDQRDLVSILTMVNREVAMGFESHSGDYDYDGKKEMCSIVSMLTKELFFG, encoded by the exons ATGGAGAAGAGCAACACTTCAGATGGAGCAAACGCTGAAAG ATCTTTAGATAAACGCCCAGCTCCGAGAATACCCATCGGTCAGCACCCTGACGATATTTTGTACGATATGAACCACAAGAACAGGGGCATAGCTTTGATTTTCAATCATCGACGCTTTGATTCAATTTTCTACAAAGAGCGAAAGGGCACGGAACGTGATAGGGCTGCCATGGAAGCGTTGCTACGAAAATTGTCTTTTCACGTGGAGATTTACGAGGACTATACCCTCAAAGAGATCAGAAATTCCTTGCGCGTTG tGTCTAAAATGAATCATTCGGATAATGACTGTTTGGTGGTAGCGGTCCTGAGCCACGGACGCACTTCTGGGCGAATAGCTGCTAGAGACGACGAATACAACATTGACGAGTTGATGAAAGCTTTTGACGGACACCACTGTCCTAGTCTTGCGGGCAAACCCAAATTGTTCTTTATACAG GCTTGCAGAGGAGACGACGTGGATTCAGGAGTTCGGGTCCAGAGCGATGCTTCAAACAAATCGACCGTATATAAGATCCCTACCATGGCAGACATCTTGATTATGTACGCTACTGTTGagg GATATGCGGCTTGGAGAGACCAAAACAAGGGCAGCTGGTTCATCCAGACTTTGGTCAAGAAACTGGAAGAGCACCATGATCAAAGAGACCTCGTATCCATTCTAACCATGGTCAACAGAGAAGTAGCCATGGGCTTCGAATCGCACAGTGGGGACTATGACTATGATGGAAAGAAGGAAATGTGCAGTATTGTCAGCATGCTTACCAAAGAGCTGTTCTTCGGGTGA
- the LOC136415564 gene encoding uncharacterized protein isoform X1 has protein sequence MLHSPKNIRASVILISTWTILQTIIHIFWITYAYLFATCKIEHSYYDVVFVYLTYFFKQSCGPIHLKNETSFLNRSVSAARFRFTEPLASDDLYNFLREVLQKANLPSESNAVKRTELYLVVFFFADMLWLLTAFGLAAGACCRIKKKFLSIFFYGPWLLCSAFVNFLDVVSSVQYGLDLIYIRSYTSWLRFVGVRNYTAFVHYDALPSSKMAPIVPTAVVVILLSRVFFVWLLNVICFFVILFVAIPDMAPQSIRPHSRRALTTRRSRSIIDPNSSEARIRNWQLFYGAIEANSTMTTPIKSSINTKHSRKSSVSFNKELSGGAYSRDDSYLSFNENSSDNVKMAPELQFNDDGGFRRFSDVTSGVSLVPSPQETRNELVQLPSAIKGFMPWSYLCPEGSAPKLLTEFKEAGDNKTESMQCTKL, from the exons ATGCTACACTCACCCAAGAACATTCGTGCCAGCGTAATCCTCATATCGACATGGACAATC CTTCAGACGATAATTCACATCTTTTGGATCACTTACGCGTATTTATTCGCAACTTGCAAGATCGAGCACTCGTATTACGACGTGGTCTTCGTGTACCTCACCTATTTCTTCA AGCAGTCTTGCGGTCCCATTCACCTGAAAAATGAAACGTCGTTCCTCAATCGCTCAGTGTCTGCCGCTCGGTTCAGGTTCACTGAACCACTGGCGTCGGATGACTTGTACAATTTCCTCCGGGAGGTACTCCAAAAGGCCAATTTGCCTAGTGAAAGCAATGCAGTAAAAAGAACTGAGTTGTACCTCGTAGTGTTCTTTTTTGCTGATATGCTCTGGCTGCTAACAGCTTTCGGTCTGGCTG CCGGCGCCTGTTGCAgaatcaaaaagaaatttctctCCATCTTTTTTTACGGCCCCTGGCTCCTGTGCAGCGCCTTTGTAAACTTCCTAGATGTGGTGTCTTCAGTGCAATACGGCCTGGACCTCATCTATATCCGA AGTTATACTTCGTGGCTTCGTTTCGTCGGAGTTCGAAACTACACAGCTTTCGTCCATTACGATGCACTTCCCAGCTCCAAAATGGCCCCTATTGTTCCCACGGCAGTCGTAGTCATCTTATTGTCAAGAGTATTCTTTGTGTGGCTGTTGAACGTGATCTGCTTTTTCGTCATCTTGTTCGTGGCCATTCCGGACATGGCACCCCAAAGCATAAGGCCACATAGTCGAAGGGCTTTGACCACCAGAAGATCCAGATCAATAA TTGATCCAAACTCGTCAGAGGCAAGAATACGCAACTGGCAGCTGTTCTATGGAGCAATCGAAGCGAACAGCACCATGACCACTCCCATCAAATCTTCTATAAACACCAAACACTCTCGCAAGAGCTCCGTCTCTTTCAACAAAGAATTATCAGGAGGTGCGTACAGTCGAGACGACAGTTACTTaagtttcaatgaaaattcGTCTGATAATGTTAAGATGGCACCTGAGTTGCAATTTAATGATGATGGGGGATTCAGGAGGTTTTCCGATGTGACCAGCGGGGTTTCCTTAGTGCCCTCCCCTCAGGAAACACGCAATGAGTTAGTGCAG CTGCCTTCTGCCATTAAGGGCTTCATGCCTTGGTCGTATTTATGTCCAGAAGGATCAGCGCCCAAATTGCTTACGGAGTTTAAAGAAGCTGGAGATAACAAGACCGAGAGTATGCAGT GCACCAAGTTGTGA
- the LOC136415564 gene encoding uncharacterized protein isoform X3: MDNQQSCGPIHLKNETSFLNRSVSAARFRFTEPLASDDLYNFLREVLQKANLPSESNAVKRTELYLVVFFFADMLWLLTAFGLAAGACCRIKKKFLSIFFYGPWLLCSAFVNFLDVVSSVQYGLDLIYIRSYTSWLRFVGVRNYTAFVHYDALPSSKMAPIVPTAVVVILLSRVFFVWLLNVICFFVILFVAIPDMAPQSIRPHSRRALTTRRSRSIIDPNSSEARIRNWQLFYGAIEANSTMTTPIKSSINTKHSRKSSVSFNKELSGGAYSRDDSYLSFNENSSDNVKMAPELQFNDDGGFRRFSDVTSGVSLVPSPQETRNELVQLPSAIKGFMPWSYLCPEGSAPKLLTEFKEAGDNKTESMQCTKL, from the exons ATGGACAATC AGCAGTCTTGCGGTCCCATTCACCTGAAAAATGAAACGTCGTTCCTCAATCGCTCAGTGTCTGCCGCTCGGTTCAGGTTCACTGAACCACTGGCGTCGGATGACTTGTACAATTTCCTCCGGGAGGTACTCCAAAAGGCCAATTTGCCTAGTGAAAGCAATGCAGTAAAAAGAACTGAGTTGTACCTCGTAGTGTTCTTTTTTGCTGATATGCTCTGGCTGCTAACAGCTTTCGGTCTGGCTG CCGGCGCCTGTTGCAgaatcaaaaagaaatttctctCCATCTTTTTTTACGGCCCCTGGCTCCTGTGCAGCGCCTTTGTAAACTTCCTAGATGTGGTGTCTTCAGTGCAATACGGCCTGGACCTCATCTATATCCGA AGTTATACTTCGTGGCTTCGTTTCGTCGGAGTTCGAAACTACACAGCTTTCGTCCATTACGATGCACTTCCCAGCTCCAAAATGGCCCCTATTGTTCCCACGGCAGTCGTAGTCATCTTATTGTCAAGAGTATTCTTTGTGTGGCTGTTGAACGTGATCTGCTTTTTCGTCATCTTGTTCGTGGCCATTCCGGACATGGCACCCCAAAGCATAAGGCCACATAGTCGAAGGGCTTTGACCACCAGAAGATCCAGATCAATAA TTGATCCAAACTCGTCAGAGGCAAGAATACGCAACTGGCAGCTGTTCTATGGAGCAATCGAAGCGAACAGCACCATGACCACTCCCATCAAATCTTCTATAAACACCAAACACTCTCGCAAGAGCTCCGTCTCTTTCAACAAAGAATTATCAGGAGGTGCGTACAGTCGAGACGACAGTTACTTaagtttcaatgaaaattcGTCTGATAATGTTAAGATGGCACCTGAGTTGCAATTTAATGATGATGGGGGATTCAGGAGGTTTTCCGATGTGACCAGCGGGGTTTCCTTAGTGCCCTCCCCTCAGGAAACACGCAATGAGTTAGTGCAG CTGCCTTCTGCCATTAAGGGCTTCATGCCTTGGTCGTATTTATGTCCAGAAGGATCAGCGCCCAAATTGCTTACGGAGTTTAAAGAAGCTGGAGATAACAAGACCGAGAGTATGCAGT GCACCAAGTTGTGA
- the LOC136415475 gene encoding uncharacterized protein, translating into MENLEEKKWRSVFVRKVFAISSAVQAFSWIILATICIILFYVKPQSIKDFEKTLMSSGTPFTDLISFCLYSSILDKDSKIKGRVILPLRFHIICWIYLVLSGLWAALSVTECLSLFNGKSRKLSRHIQIALGIITLLVCTLDMVVFALAFYDYCNIDFFDISHLKQGENDCEYQTNVDFQLRYFVGVKISYGVLATLVAKGWTLWLINAVAGFYSIVTPIMVFQMPPLMQYEEASIPRPKFQSSKRAHKSTTRSDNGQFNAESSFADDEIFGSYPEEKRNWYYQRAPLPLTYHEQGNETPKFVNSRNRMPSGGAYHQF; encoded by the exons ATGGAGAATTTGGAGGAGAAGAAGTGGAGGTCCGTATTCGTGAGGAAAGTGTTTGCCATCTCTAGTGCG GTTCAGGCTTTCTCGTGGATTATCTTGGCCACAATTTGCATAATCCTGTTTTACGTGAAGCCTCAGAGCATCAAAGATTTTGAAAAGACACTGATGAGCTCCGGTACCCCGTTTACGGACCTCATATCATTCTGTTTGTATAGCTCTATATTAG ACAAAGatagtaaaataaaaggaaGGGTGATATTACCGCTAAGATTTCACATAATCTGTTGGATTTATCTGGTTTTAAGCGGTTTGTGGGCAGCACTTTCGGTTACTGAATGCTTAA GCCTCTTCAATGGAAAAAGCCGAAAACTCAGCCGGCACATCCAGATAGCTTTAGGAATAATCACCCTTCTTGTCTGTACTTTGGACATGGTGGTCTTCGCCCTGGCCTTCTACGACTACTGCAACATTGATTTCTTTGATATAAGCCACTTAAAACAAGGCGAGAACGACTGCGAGTACCAAACGAATGTGGATTTTCAACTAAGGTACTTCGTGGGCGTGAAAATCAGCTACGGGGTGCTGGCAACCTTGGTGGCCAAAGGCTGGACGCTATGGTTGATCAACGCTGTGGCAGGATTCTACTCCATCGTTACCCCCATTATGGTGTTCCAAATGCCCCCGCTGATGCAATA TGAAGAAGCTTCGATTCCAAGACCGAAATTTCAAAGTTCAAAGCGTGCACACAAGTCAACAACGAGGAGCGACAACGGACAGTTCAATGCAGAGTCCTCTTTTGCCGATGACGAAATATTCGGCTCATACCCGGAGGAAAAGCGCAATTGGTACTATCAGAGGGCACCTCTGCCTCTAACCTACCACGAACAGGGCAACGAAACACCTAAATTTGTAAACTCAAGAAACAGGATGCCGAGTGGCGGTGCCTACCATCAGTTCTAA
- the Prosalpha6 gene encoding proteasome subunit alpha type-1, with protein sequence MFRNQYDSDVTVWSPQGRLHQVEYAMEAVNLGSATVGLKSNSHALLIALKRASSELSAYQKKIINIDDHIGITISGLTADARILSRFMRAECLNYKYSHDMYLPLNRLISTLGNKMQVCTQRYDRRPYGVGLLVAGYDDKGPHIYQTCPSANFYDCKAMSIGSRSQSARTYLEKHLDQLSNCSLEELIKHGLRALRDTLPAEVDLSTKNVSIGYVGQEQQFKILDEEETAPYLRLIEGEERRGAPPEKPLGPLREDQGEEPRDPTAAVATEAAEHAMDTD encoded by the exons atgttcaggAACCAGTACGATAGCGATGTGACCGTCTGGAGCCCTCAGGGGCGGCTGCACCAAGTCGAATACGCCATGGAAGCTGTAAATCTGGGTTCAGCCACTGTGGGTCTCAAAAGCAACTCTCACGCCCTCCTCATCGCTCTGAAAAGAGCCTCCTCGGAGCTATCGGCGTACCAGAAGAAAATCATCAACATCGATGATCATATTGGCATCACTATTTCAGGCCTAACTGCTGATGCCAGAATCCTGAGTCGATTTATGAGAGCGGAGTGTTTGAACTACAAGTATTCTCACGATATGTATTTGCCTTTAAACAGGCTGATTTCTACTTTAG gaaacaAAATGCAAGTGTGCACCCAACGTTATGACCGCCGTCCTTACGGTGTGGGCCTTTTAGTAGCAGGTTACGATGACAAAGGACCCCATATTTACCAAACTTGCCCCTCTGCCAATTTCTATGATTGCAAAGCCATGTCAATTGGCTCTCGCTCCCAGAGCGCCAGAACTTACCTTGAAAAGCACCTGGATCAGCTGAGCAACTGCAGCCTAGAGgagcttattaagcatggacTGAGAGCATTGCGAGACACTCTACCGGCTGAAGTGGACTTGTCCACCAAGAACGTTTCAATTGGATATGTGGGCCAAGAGCAACAATTTAAGATCTTGGATGAGGAGGAAACTGCGCCGTATTTAAGACTGATTGAGGGTGAAGAAAGGAGGGGAGCTCCCCCAGAAAAGCCTTTGGGACCTTTGAG agAGGACCAGGGGGAAGAGCCGCGAGATCCCACCGCGGCAGTGGCCACGGAAGCTGCGGAGCATGCCATGGACACCGATTAG
- the LOC136415360 gene encoding ribosome-recycling factor, mitochondrial-like — MYLTRRISYVLCKSPAFRQLQHSPIAKNSASKYCTSIGKQGTCSVLIEIKNYNAVSIRSYAKGKDKKKEKGKTKVVVNEDQINDLVNVETLKSQMEKAVIQMEEDFVKQLSLRSTTGAMESLPVNIDGKEHKLQEVAQIIRKNPKTIVINFVTFPQAIPAALKALSKSGMNLNPQQDGTTLFIPIPKVTKEHREQLAKNAKQLFVKCKDSVRDVQLKNVKQIKKKDKVSEDLVRSVEQQIVAIADQFIAQAESVLHKKQVELLGDK, encoded by the exons atgtaCCTCACTCGAAGGATTTCTTATGTGTTATGCAAAAGTCCAGCTTTTCGTCAACTCCAGCACTCACCAATTGCCAAAAATTCAGCCTCAAAATACTGCACATCTATAGGAAAGCAGGGAACTTGTAgtgttttaatagaaattaagaattataATGCAGTTTCAATTAGATCTTATGCCAAGGGAAAGGacaagaaaaaagaaaaag GCAAAACCAAGGTAGTAGTTAATGAAGATCAAATAAACGATTTGGTTAATGTTGAAACCTTAAAAAGCCAGATGGAAAAGGCAGTTATTCAAATGGAGGAGGATTTTGTGAAGCAATTATCACTGAGATCAACCACTG GTGCCATGGAATCTCTGCCAGTTAACATAGACGGCAAAGAGCACAAGTTGCAGGAGGTGGCCCAAATCATCCGGAAAAATCCCAAAACTATAGTTATAAACTTCGTTACGTTTCCTCAAGCTATTCCTGCGGCCTTGAAGGCGTTATCCAAGTCTGGCATGAATTTAAATCCACAGCAAGATGGCACTACATTATTTATACCAATTCCTAA GGTGACTAAAGAGCACAGAGAACAACTGGCTAAAAATGCCAAACAACTATTTGTTAAGTGCAAAGACTCAGTGAGGGATGTGCAATTGAAGAATGTGAagcaaattaagaaaaaagacAAAGTGTCCGAAGATTTGGTAAGGAGTGTTGAACAGCAAATAGTAGCAATTGCTGATCAGTTTATTGCTCAAGCTGAAAGTGTTCTTCATAAAAAACAGGTTGAATTACTAGGAGATAAATAG